One genomic window of Verrucomicrobiota bacterium includes the following:
- a CDS encoding aldo/keto reductase — MADHLNWGILGTGYIANKFALSVAQSSKGTVVAVGSRNQETANIFAEKHSIRNAYSSYEALLKDENVEVVYISTPNPFHAEWAIKTAKAGKHILCEKPIGLNHSEAMGILEEANLNGVFLMEAYMYRCHPLIARLIEMIQQEVIGSIKSMRLDFSFYSPLDPKSRLYNLNLAGGGILDVGGYPVSLARLIAGVSQNKDFADPIQVQGMGQLGSTGIDEFAIANLKFEGDLFAQVSCGVHHQQDWDVQLFGSKGSIQFKNPWVQDPRIGKTTIRIEKNGKLESEENIHFDRLMWSYEVDKVSECIGAPEKIFPAMSSADTLGNMKAMDAWRKDLGLIFPSEKKPPILSGEPLNPGRIEQLPTLPFGDSDKKVSRLVMGVDNQLTLSHASVMFDDFIERGGTAFDTAWIYNQGFPEGLWGNWQKARGIREQVFLIGKGGHTPYNNPDAIAAQLNDSLRRLKTDYIDLYYLHRDNLEYPVGDFIHALNRFKNEGKIRALGASNWSLNRIAEANAYALENGLAGFTAVSNQFSLAEMVKPPWPGCISSSDSESRNWFKQKQIPLFCWSSQARGFFTNRSNPQNIEDKELVRCWYNKENFERKDRAQTLAKEKGTSVISIALAYVLNQPFQIFSLIGPRTLEETRTSCPGAYIQLNSEELKWLNLES, encoded by the coding sequence ATGGCAGATCATCTGAATTGGGGTATTCTCGGAACCGGATACATAGCCAATAAATTCGCCCTAAGCGTTGCCCAATCCAGCAAAGGCACTGTAGTAGCTGTCGGTAGTCGAAATCAAGAAACTGCAAACATCTTTGCTGAAAAACATAGTATCCGAAACGCCTACAGCTCATACGAAGCCTTGTTGAAAGATGAAAACGTAGAGGTTGTTTACATTTCAACTCCCAATCCATTTCACGCTGAGTGGGCCATTAAAACAGCCAAAGCTGGAAAACATATTCTTTGCGAAAAACCCATCGGATTAAACCACTCCGAGGCAATGGGTATTCTGGAAGAGGCGAATTTGAACGGCGTATTTTTAATGGAAGCTTACATGTATCGTTGCCACCCGCTAATTGCGCGATTGATCGAAATGATTCAGCAAGAAGTCATTGGATCTATTAAGAGCATGCGTTTGGATTTTTCATTTTATTCTCCCCTTGATCCTAAATCTCGGCTCTACAACCTGAATTTGGCAGGAGGAGGAATTTTGGATGTTGGTGGTTACCCTGTTTCACTAGCACGTCTCATAGCTGGTGTTTCTCAAAACAAGGACTTCGCTGATCCTATCCAGGTGCAAGGAATGGGACAGCTTGGATCAACAGGCATTGACGAGTTCGCAATCGCTAACCTGAAATTCGAGGGCGACCTTTTTGCTCAAGTTTCATGCGGAGTCCATCATCAGCAAGACTGGGATGTTCAACTCTTCGGAAGCAAAGGTTCAATCCAGTTTAAGAATCCCTGGGTCCAGGATCCAAGAATCGGAAAAACCACCATTCGAATTGAGAAAAACGGCAAATTGGAATCCGAGGAAAATATTCATTTTGACAGACTCATGTGGAGTTATGAGGTCGATAAAGTTTCCGAATGCATCGGAGCCCCGGAGAAGATTTTTCCAGCCATGTCGTCAGCGGATACGCTTGGAAATATGAAAGCAATGGATGCTTGGCGAAAGGATCTAGGGCTCATTTTTCCTTCCGAAAAAAAGCCACCCATCCTCTCGGGAGAGCCGCTCAATCCGGGTCGAATTGAACAGCTACCCACCCTTCCCTTTGGTGACAGTGATAAAAAAGTATCTCGCCTGGTCATGGGGGTGGATAATCAACTAACGCTTTCCCATGCGTCGGTAATGTTTGACGATTTTATCGAACGGGGAGGAACCGCTTTCGACACTGCCTGGATCTATAACCAAGGCTTCCCTGAAGGCCTCTGGGGAAATTGGCAAAAAGCACGAGGTATAAGAGAGCAAGTTTTCTTGATAGGAAAAGGAGGCCACACACCTTACAACAACCCTGACGCCATAGCAGCTCAACTCAACGATTCGCTCAGAAGACTTAAAACTGATTACATAGATCTGTATTACCTTCATCGGGACAATTTGGAGTATCCGGTCGGCGATTTCATCCATGCCTTAAACAGGTTCAAAAATGAAGGAAAAATCCGAGCATTGGGTGCATCAAATTGGTCCCTCAATCGAATTGCTGAAGCCAATGCTTATGCACTCGAGAACGGGCTCGCTGGATTTACCGCAGTGAGCAACCAATTTAGCCTGGCGGAAATGGTAAAACCTCCCTGGCCTGGTTGTATCAGCTCCTCGGATTCAGAAAGCAGGAATTGGTTTAAACAAAAACAAATACCGCTCTTCTGTTGGTCTTCTCAGGCCAGAGGATTTTTTACCAATCGCTCCAATCCGCAAAACATTGAAGACAAGGAATTGGTTCGTTGCTGGTATAACAAAGAAAATTTTGAACGAAAAGATCGGGCT
- the nspC gene encoding carboxynorspermidine decarboxylase, whose protein sequence is MDIQNSPTPCYIIDMGRLRENLELLKRIQDEADCKIILALKGFAAFSTFPLIKKYLVGTTASSVNEALLGKLEFGGEVHVYAPAYSQTDIESIAPIAHHLSFNSVSQFHRYRQYVKETNETTEMALRINPEYSEVDVELYDPCAKNSRLGVTADALIDADLNGITGFHFHTLCEQNAGPLARTLEVVEQKFGRWFNQLKWINFGGGHHITRSDYDTELLIATIKSFRERHDLKVYLEPGEAIALNTGVLVTEVLDIINNGMNIAILDTSATAHMPDVLEMPYRPSVIGATLPDEKMYTYRLGGLTCLAGDIIGDYSFEEPLKVGDRLVFQDMAHYTMVKNNTFNGVSLPSIALWHPESEKLEIVKQFNYNDYRDRLS, encoded by the coding sequence ATGGATATTCAAAATTCCCCAACACCCTGTTACATCATAGATATGGGGCGATTAAGGGAAAACCTCGAGCTGTTAAAGCGAATCCAGGACGAAGCGGATTGCAAAATCATATTGGCACTCAAGGGATTTGCGGCATTCAGCACTTTTCCACTAATCAAAAAGTATTTGGTCGGGACTACAGCCAGCTCGGTTAACGAAGCGTTACTTGGAAAATTGGAATTCGGTGGTGAGGTGCATGTTTATGCCCCTGCCTATTCCCAAACGGATATTGAATCAATTGCCCCAATCGCCCATCACTTGTCCTTTAACTCAGTGTCACAGTTTCATCGGTACAGACAATACGTTAAAGAGACCAATGAAACGACCGAGATGGCCCTTCGAATAAATCCTGAATATTCAGAAGTAGATGTGGAGCTCTATGATCCTTGCGCAAAAAACTCACGCCTGGGGGTAACTGCTGACGCGCTTATAGATGCCGACCTGAATGGAATTACTGGATTCCATTTTCACACTCTCTGTGAACAAAACGCCGGGCCACTTGCCCGAACGCTAGAAGTTGTTGAACAAAAATTTGGCAGATGGTTTAATCAATTGAAGTGGATAAACTTTGGCGGTGGTCATCACATTACCCGATCAGACTACGATACCGAGCTTCTAATAGCTACGATCAAATCCTTCAGGGAGCGCCATGATCTGAAAGTGTATTTGGAGCCAGGCGAAGCCATAGCCTTGAATACCGGAGTTCTCGTCACAGAAGTGCTGGATATTATAAATAACGGAATGAACATCGCTATTCTGGATACTTCAGCAACAGCCCATATGCCGGATGTTCTGGAAATGCCCTACAGACCTTCGGTCATCGGCGCAACTCTACCGGATGAGAAGATGTATACCTACCGCCTGGGAGGTCTTACTTGTCTAGCTGGAGACATCATTGGAGACTATTCCTTCGAGGAACCCTTAAAAGTAGGTGATCGCTTGGTTTTTCAAGACATGGCTCACTACACAATGGTAAAGAACAATACCTTCAATGGCGTGTCATTACCCTCCATTGCATTATGGCACCCTGAAAGTGAAAAATTAGAAATTGTGAAGCAATTTAACTACAATGACTATAGAGACCGGTTATCCTAG
- a CDS encoding saccharopine dehydrogenase family protein: protein MSKVLIIGAGGVGRVVTHKCAQVPEVFSEIWLASRTVAKCDQIASEIKTKIHTAQVDADNTQELIELIKRIGPKLIINVALPYQDLTIMDACLATGVDYLDTANYEPLDEAKFEYKWQWDYQERFKDAGLMALLGSGFDPGVTNVFCAYAQKHYFDSIEFIDILDANAGDHGHPFATNFNPEINIREITANGRHWENGTWKETEPLSIKNVFDFPVLGPKDVYLLYHEELESLVKNIDGLKRIRFWMTFSQQYITHLKVLENVGMTRIDPVMYEGKKIVPLQFLKAVLPDPSSLGERTKGKTCIGCIISGKKDGEAKTIYIYNICDHEACYEEVNSQAISYTTGVPAMIGAKQILSGNWKKEGVWNIEQLDPDSFMEDLNNCGLPWEVQELDQHPEL from the coding sequence ATGAGCAAGGTATTGATAATTGGAGCTGGAGGCGTTGGCCGAGTAGTTACTCATAAATGCGCCCAAGTGCCCGAGGTATTCTCTGAGATTTGGCTGGCGAGCCGAACGGTGGCTAAATGCGACCAAATTGCCTCGGAAATTAAAACAAAAATTCACACAGCCCAGGTTGACGCAGATAATACCCAGGAGCTTATTGAATTGATCAAACGGATCGGTCCGAAACTCATTATCAACGTGGCATTACCCTATCAGGATTTGACGATTATGGATGCATGCCTTGCCACTGGCGTTGATTACCTCGATACCGCCAACTACGAACCGCTCGATGAGGCAAAATTCGAATACAAGTGGCAGTGGGACTATCAAGAACGGTTTAAAGACGCTGGCCTCATGGCCCTGCTGGGATCTGGTTTTGATCCGGGAGTCACCAACGTTTTCTGCGCCTACGCTCAAAAACACTATTTCGATTCCATCGAATTTATTGATATTCTCGATGCTAACGCAGGCGATCATGGGCACCCTTTTGCGACCAATTTTAATCCGGAAATCAATATTCGTGAAATAACTGCGAATGGTCGGCACTGGGAAAATGGAACGTGGAAGGAAACAGAACCTTTATCCATTAAGAACGTTTTCGACTTTCCGGTCCTTGGACCCAAAGACGTCTATTTGTTGTATCATGAAGAATTGGAGTCATTGGTGAAAAATATTGATGGTCTTAAGCGAATTCGATTCTGGATGACGTTTTCTCAGCAATACATTACCCATTTGAAGGTTTTGGAAAACGTGGGCATGACCCGAATCGATCCTGTGATGTACGAAGGAAAAAAAATTGTGCCTTTACAATTTTTAAAAGCCGTACTTCCCGATCCTTCCAGCTTAGGTGAACGAACTAAGGGTAAAACCTGTATTGGTTGTATTATTTCCGGGAAAAAAGACGGGGAAGCCAAAACAATCTATATCTACAATATTTGCGACCACGAAGCGTGTTATGAGGAAGTGAATTCCCAAGCCATCTCCTATACAACAGGAGTCCCGGCAATGATTGGTGCCAAACAAATCCTAAGTGGAAATTGGAAAAAAGAAGGCGTATGGAACATTGAACAGCTAGACCCGGATTCGTTCATGGAAGATCTCAATAATTGTGGTTTGCCCTGGGAAGTTCAAGAGCTGGACCAACATCCGGAGCTTTAA
- the sppA gene encoding signal peptide peptidase SppA, producing MWRFIQNTFSSFLGTLLALFVLGFGGFIIILIVGLAFQEPVADMPDSAVLVLDISMSINDKPPSVTLDDVIQQAISNSEIPQVGLRKLLNAIKYAKTDKRVKGLFLTGNLQSVNFGSGYAAISELRDALIDFKTSGKPIEAYVVNAMPRDYYLFSVANTVSMNPFGELMFNGLGVEMMFYANAFEKWGIGAQPVRVGKFKAGIEPYVQDHMSEANREQTMILIQGLWDSMAKEVAESRGIDVEALDAIAGSDRSFVAEKAKEHGFVDELIYFDEMLEKLKKVSGEDKKKRTFSQIDMASYMVANPVNGPSSKDKEIAIVYIEGVIVAGEGSSSQVGGDKLARRIREIRLNDNVKAVVLRVNCPGGGAQASEIIQREIRLLGESKPVVASMGYVAASGGYWVSTYADRIFAQDNTITGSIGVYGLIFNIQEVANDFGITWDYAGTHDYAGSWTMTRPQTEAEMQQLEESTTWYYDKFIEKIAESRDMEIEEVDSVGQGRTWLGKDALEVGLVDELGGLEAAIRHAAKLANLEDGKYQVSDYPKGNNMDQLLEALIAGQDLDVSIDPATGLLRQVQKDLERLKTFNDPRGIYLLPEINYQFIK from the coding sequence ATGTGGCGATTTATTCAAAATACCTTTAGTAGCTTCTTAGGAACCCTGCTTGCTCTTTTCGTTTTAGGGTTCGGCGGTTTTATTATTATCCTGATCGTGGGTCTTGCTTTCCAGGAGCCCGTTGCTGATATGCCTGACAGCGCTGTGCTCGTTCTTGATATTTCAATGAGTATTAACGACAAACCCCCGTCGGTGACGCTTGATGATGTGATTCAACAGGCCATTTCAAATAGTGAGATCCCCCAGGTCGGTCTCAGAAAACTACTAAACGCCATAAAATACGCCAAAACCGATAAAAGAGTGAAAGGTCTGTTTTTGACGGGGAATCTACAGTCTGTTAACTTCGGTTCCGGCTATGCCGCCATCAGTGAGTTGCGTGATGCTCTGATTGACTTTAAAACGAGTGGTAAGCCGATTGAAGCTTATGTCGTAAACGCAATGCCTAGAGATTACTATCTTTTCTCGGTTGCCAATACGGTTTCTATGAACCCGTTCGGCGAATTGATGTTCAACGGGCTTGGCGTGGAAATGATGTTTTACGCCAACGCCTTTGAGAAATGGGGAATCGGTGCACAGCCAGTTCGGGTGGGTAAATTCAAGGCGGGAATTGAGCCCTATGTTCAAGACCATATGAGTGAGGCCAACCGCGAGCAAACCATGATTTTAATTCAAGGGCTTTGGGATTCGATGGCGAAGGAGGTAGCAGAATCTCGAGGAATTGACGTCGAAGCCTTGGATGCTATTGCTGGTTCTGATCGTTCCTTTGTGGCTGAAAAAGCTAAGGAGCATGGCTTTGTAGATGAGTTGATCTATTTCGATGAAATGTTGGAAAAGCTCAAAAAGGTGTCGGGTGAGGATAAAAAAAAGCGGACATTCAGTCAGATCGATATGGCTTCGTACATGGTCGCCAATCCGGTTAACGGACCTTCATCGAAGGACAAAGAGATTGCCATCGTTTATATCGAAGGAGTGATTGTTGCTGGCGAAGGCAGTTCCAGTCAGGTAGGCGGTGACAAGTTGGCACGCCGGATTCGCGAAATTCGCCTAAACGACAATGTCAAAGCCGTTGTCTTACGGGTCAATTGCCCGGGTGGAGGAGCTCAGGCTTCTGAGATCATTCAACGGGAAATTCGCCTATTGGGTGAAAGTAAACCCGTAGTGGCTTCCATGGGCTATGTTGCGGCGAGTGGCGGTTATTGGGTGTCTACCTATGCTGACCGGATTTTTGCTCAGGATAACACCATCACTGGTTCCATCGGCGTGTACGGTTTGATTTTCAATATCCAGGAGGTTGCTAATGATTTTGGAATTACCTGGGATTATGCTGGAACCCACGACTATGCGGGAAGTTGGACGATGACCCGTCCGCAAACCGAAGCCGAGATGCAGCAGCTTGAAGAGTCCACGACCTGGTATTACGATAAATTCATTGAGAAAATTGCTGAGTCAAGGGACATGGAGATCGAGGAGGTTGATTCGGTCGGGCAAGGCCGGACTTGGCTGGGGAAGGATGCATTAGAAGTAGGGTTGGTCGACGAGCTTGGGGGACTTGAGGCAGCCATTCGACATGCCGCAAAATTGGCAAACCTTGAGGACGGTAAATACCAGGTTTCAGATTATCCAAAAGGAAACAATATGGATCAATTGCTCGAAGCCTTGATTGCCGGGCAAGATTTGGATGTTTCGATCGACCCTGCCACTGGTTTATTACGCCAGGTGCAAAAGGATCTTGAACGCTTGAAGACCTTCAATGATCCTCGTGGTATCTATCTCCTTCCGGAGATCAATTATCAATTTATCAAGTAA
- a CDS encoding iron-sulfur cluster assembly protein — MAQKSFTLIRDTQATLIPAGDILSLKQGTDVQVTQALGGTVTVQANGGLYRISAKDLDALGEDGQSEYTVEGATAPVAEGEFSEEHVWEALRTCFDPEIPVNIVDLGLIYDLSAVDLGEGEYEVFVKMTLTAQGCGMGPSIAADAQQKIDALPAVKSSQVDIVWDPVWTPHMISDEGRKILGLN; from the coding sequence ATGGCACAAAAGTCATTCACTCTTATCAGGGATACACAGGCTACTTTAATTCCGGCAGGAGATATATTGTCGCTAAAGCAAGGCACCGACGTTCAGGTAACCCAAGCCTTAGGTGGCACGGTCACCGTTCAAGCGAATGGTGGGCTTTACCGAATAAGCGCTAAGGACCTGGACGCACTCGGTGAGGACGGCCAATCAGAATATACGGTTGAAGGTGCAACGGCCCCGGTGGCTGAAGGTGAATTTTCAGAGGAACATGTTTGGGAAGCCTTGAGGACCTGCTTTGATCCAGAAATTCCAGTCAACATTGTCGACTTGGGGTTGATTTATGATTTAAGCGCTGTTGACCTCGGAGAAGGAGAATACGAGGTATTCGTCAAAATGACCCTCACCGCTCAAGGTTGTGGCATGGGGCCCTCAATTGCAGCTGACGCTCAGCAAAAGATAGACGCCTTGCCTGCCGTGAAATCCTCTCAGGTTGATATTGTGTGGGATCCTGTTTGGACACCTCACATGATCAGTGATGAAGGTCGAAAAATCCTCGGATTAAACTAG
- a CDS encoding DUF5069 domain-containing protein gives MNTQVPCCCYEKTGKLFYFARMCSKIRINADGCLPEAYFDMLGNGFDGRTCRYLQVTYEEVKAEVLAGKTNEEVLAWCFENGRKLTDEEILIYNSFMSKRGWRDDETREFIPDLIESYGVKPDSRLVTDFDVIEMDEGRWYPEQWQGAWFG, from the coding sequence ATGAATACTCAAGTGCCGTGCTGTTGTTATGAGAAAACCGGAAAGCTGTTTTATTTTGCGCGAATGTGCTCGAAGATTCGGATCAACGCCGATGGATGTTTACCTGAAGCTTACTTCGACATGCTCGGGAATGGTTTTGATGGAAGAACCTGTCGTTACCTTCAGGTAACTTATGAAGAAGTAAAAGCCGAGGTGCTTGCGGGGAAAACAAACGAGGAAGTGCTCGCTTGGTGTTTTGAAAACGGCAGGAAGCTCACCGATGAAGAAATCCTTATTTACAACAGCTTTATGAGCAAACGCGGTTGGCGGGATGACGAAACGAGAGAATTTATCCCCGACCTGATTGAATCCTATGGCGTCAAACCGGACAGCCGACTGGTAACGGACTTCGACGTTATTGAGATGGATGAAGGCCGATGGTATCCAGAACAGTGGCAGGGTGCCTGGTTTGGATAA